One region of Streptomyces leeuwenhoekii genomic DNA includes:
- the miaA gene encoding tRNA (adenosine(37)-N6)-dimethylallyltransferase MiaA: protein MSSAPPAPRVIAVVGPTAAGKSDLGVFLAQRLGGEVVNADSMQLYRGMDIGTAKLTPEERGGVPHHLLDVWDVTVTASVAEYQRLARERIDALLAAGRWPILVGGSGLYVRGAVDNLEFPGTDPEVRARLEEELALRGPGALHARLAAADPEAARAILPGNGRRIVRALEVIEITGRPFTANLPGHDSVYDTLQIGVDVSRPELDERIARRVDRMWEAGLVDEVRALQARGLREGRTASRALGYQQILAALAGECTLEEARAETVRATKRFARRQDSWFRRDPRVHWLSGAAEDLAELPRLALSLVERPVTA from the coding sequence GTGAGCAGTGCACCCCCCGCCCCCCGCGTCATCGCCGTCGTCGGACCCACCGCGGCCGGAAAGTCCGATCTGGGCGTTTTTCTGGCCCAACGGCTCGGCGGCGAGGTCGTCAACGCCGACTCCATGCAGCTCTACCGTGGGATGGACATCGGTACCGCCAAGCTGACGCCCGAGGAGCGCGGCGGCGTCCCCCACCATCTGCTGGACGTCTGGGACGTGACGGTCACGGCCTCCGTCGCCGAGTACCAGCGGCTGGCCCGCGAGCGCATCGACGCGCTGCTCGCCGCCGGACGCTGGCCGATCCTGGTCGGCGGCTCCGGACTCTATGTCCGCGGGGCCGTCGACAACCTGGAGTTCCCCGGCACCGACCCGGAGGTCAGGGCCCGGCTGGAGGAGGAGCTCGCACTGCGCGGCCCGGGCGCGCTGCACGCCCGCCTGGCCGCCGCCGATCCGGAGGCCGCGCGGGCGATCCTGCCCGGCAACGGCCGCCGTATCGTCCGCGCCCTGGAGGTGATCGAGATCACCGGCCGGCCCTTCACCGCCAACCTCCCCGGGCACGACTCGGTCTACGACACCCTCCAGATCGGCGTCGACGTCTCCCGTCCCGAGCTGGACGAGCGCATCGCGCGCCGCGTCGACCGGATGTGGGAGGCGGGCCTCGTCGACGAAGTGCGCGCACTTCAGGCGCGGGGGTTGCGCGAGGGGCGCACGGCGTCGCGCGCGCTCGGCTACCAGCAGATCCTCGCCGCGCTCGCCGGCGAGTGCACGCTCGAGGAGGCGCGGGCCGAGACCGTGCGTGCCACCAAACGCTTCGCGCGCCGCCAGGATTCATGGTTCAGGCGCGACCCGCGCGTGCACTGGTTGAGTGGAGCCGCGGAGGATCTGGCGGAACTTCCGCGACTGGCTCTGTCGTTGGTCGAACGACCGGTTACAGCCTGA
- a CDS encoding antitoxin yields the protein MGLLDNVKARLGPAKGKVSDLAQRHGGKIQHGLDRAAKAVDERTKGKYSDRIRTGADKAKGAMDRLAHQDGSGADPGGGTPGTTPPTPGTTPPAGPPPTS from the coding sequence ATGGGTCTGCTGGACAACGTGAAGGCCAGACTGGGTCCGGCGAAAGGCAAGGTCTCGGACCTCGCGCAGCGCCACGGGGGCAAGATCCAGCACGGTCTCGACCGGGCGGCCAAGGCCGTCGACGAGAGGACCAAGGGCAAGTACAGCGACCGGATCCGGACGGGCGCGGACAAGGCCAAGGGCGCCATGGACCGACTCGCGCACCAGGACGGCAGCGGCGCGGACCCGGGCGGCGGCACGCCGGGCACCACGCCGCCGACGCCGGGCACCACCCCGCCGGCCGGGCCACCGCCGACCTCCTGA
- a CDS encoding class III extradiol dioxygenase subunit B-like domain-containing protein: MLVAAAVCPCPPLLVPEVAAGAAPELDAARAACVDALGVLAAARPDRLVVVGPGEDGVTAYPEGTPGSFRGFGVDKDVRLGPGEGAAAGGELPYGLMAAAWLLERTGWSDAPVEGITVGEELPAPRCAAVGRDLAARAGRVALLVMGDASACRSLKAPGYLDERAAPFDAEIARALGAADGAALTALDTELARELKVSGRAPWQVLAGAAEGTALGGALLYEDAPYGVGYVVAAWS; encoded by the coding sequence ATGCTTGTCGCCGCCGCAGTCTGCCCCTGCCCGCCCCTGCTCGTGCCCGAAGTCGCCGCGGGCGCCGCACCCGAACTGGACGCCGCCCGCGCCGCCTGCGTGGACGCGCTCGGCGTGCTGGCCGCCGCCCGGCCCGACCGGCTCGTGGTCGTCGGACCCGGCGAGGACGGCGTGACGGCGTACCCCGAGGGCACCCCGGGTTCGTTCCGCGGCTTCGGTGTGGACAAGGACGTACGGCTGGGACCCGGCGAGGGAGCGGCGGCCGGTGGCGAGCTGCCGTACGGGCTCATGGCGGCCGCCTGGCTGCTGGAGCGGACGGGGTGGTCCGACGCGCCGGTCGAGGGCATCACGGTCGGGGAAGAGCTTCCGGCCCCGCGCTGCGCGGCCGTCGGCCGGGACCTCGCGGCGCGGGCCGGGCGGGTGGCCCTGCTGGTGATGGGAGACGCCAGTGCGTGCCGCAGTCTCAAGGCGCCCGGGTATCTGGACGAGCGGGCCGCGCCCTTCGACGCGGAGATCGCGCGTGCGCTGGGCGCGGCGGACGGGGCCGCCCTCACCGCGCTGGACACGGAGCTCGCCCGCGAGCTGAAGGTCTCGGGGCGGGCTCCCTGGCAGGTCCTGGCGGGCGCGGCCGAGGGGACCGCCCTCGGCGGCGCGCTGCTGTACGAGGACGCGCCCTACGGCGTGGGGTACGTCGTGGCCGCCTGGTCGTAG
- the miaB gene encoding tRNA (N6-isopentenyl adenosine(37)-C2)-methylthiotransferase MiaB, translated as MSSIDRSQPVDAKRTYEVRTYGCQMNVHDSERLAGLLEDAGYVRAPEGADGDADVVVFNTCAVRENADNKLYGNLGHLAPKKARRPGMQIAVGGCLAQKDRDTIVKRAPWVDVVFGTHNIGKLPVLLERARVQEEAQVEIAESLEAFPSTLPTRRESAYAAWVSISVGCNNTCTFCIVPALRGKEKDRRPGDILAEIEALVGEGVSEITLLGQNVNAYGSDIGDREAFSKLLRACGAIEGLERVRFTSPHPRDFTDDVIAAMAETPNVMPQLHMPLQSGSDPVLKAMRRSYRQERYLNIIRKVREAIPHAAITTDIIVGFPGETEEDFEQTLHVVREARFAQAFTFQYSKRPGTPAAEMDGQIPKEVVQERYERLVALQEEISWEENKKQVGRTLELMVAEGEGRKDGTTHRLSGRAPDNRLVHFTKPQQEVRPGDVVTVEVTYAAPHHLLAEGPVLSVRRTRAGDAWEKRNAAEQAKPAGVMLGLPKIGVPEPLPVAAGGCGCD; from the coding sequence ATGAGCAGCATCGACCGGAGCCAGCCTGTGGACGCCAAGCGAACATACGAGGTCCGCACCTACGGGTGCCAGATGAACGTCCACGACTCCGAGCGATTGGCCGGACTGCTGGAGGACGCGGGTTACGTCCGTGCCCCCGAGGGGGCCGACGGCGACGCCGACGTCGTCGTCTTCAACACCTGCGCGGTCCGCGAGAACGCCGACAACAAGCTGTACGGCAACCTCGGCCACCTCGCCCCCAAGAAGGCCCGCCGCCCCGGCATGCAGATCGCGGTCGGCGGCTGCCTGGCGCAGAAGGACCGCGACACCATCGTCAAGCGGGCGCCCTGGGTGGACGTCGTCTTCGGCACGCACAACATCGGCAAGCTGCCGGTGCTGCTGGAGCGCGCCCGGGTGCAGGAGGAGGCTCAGGTCGAGATCGCCGAGTCGCTGGAGGCGTTCCCCTCCACCCTGCCGACGCGGCGCGAGAGCGCGTACGCGGCCTGGGTGTCCATCTCGGTCGGCTGCAACAACACCTGCACCTTCTGCATCGTCCCCGCCCTGCGCGGCAAGGAGAAGGACCGCCGGCCCGGCGACATCCTCGCCGAGATCGAGGCCCTGGTCGGCGAGGGCGTCAGTGAGATCACCCTGCTCGGGCAGAACGTGAACGCCTACGGCTCCGACATCGGCGACCGCGAGGCGTTCAGCAAGCTGCTGCGCGCCTGCGGCGCGATCGAGGGCCTGGAGCGTGTCCGCTTCACCTCCCCGCACCCGCGCGACTTCACCGACGACGTCATCGCCGCCATGGCCGAGACGCCCAACGTGATGCCGCAGCTCCACATGCCGCTCCAGTCCGGCTCGGACCCGGTCCTGAAGGCGATGCGCCGCTCCTACCGCCAGGAGCGGTACCTGAACATCATCCGCAAGGTCCGCGAGGCCATCCCGCACGCGGCGATCACCACCGACATCATCGTGGGCTTCCCCGGCGAGACCGAGGAGGACTTCGAGCAGACGCTGCACGTGGTGCGCGAGGCCCGGTTCGCGCAGGCGTTCACCTTCCAGTACTCCAAGCGCCCGGGCACCCCGGCCGCCGAGATGGACGGCCAGATCCCCAAGGAGGTCGTCCAGGAGCGCTACGAGCGGCTGGTCGCCCTCCAGGAGGAGATCTCCTGGGAGGAGAACAAGAAGCAGGTCGGCCGCACCCTGGAGCTGATGGTCGCCGAGGGCGAGGGCCGCAAGGACGGCACCACCCACCGCCTGTCCGGCCGGGCCCCCGACAACCGCCTGGTGCACTTCACCAAGCCGCAGCAGGAGGTCCGCCCCGGCGACGTGGTCACCGTGGAGGTCACCTACGCCGCGCCGCACCACCTTCTCGCCGAGGGCCCGGTGCTGAGCGTGCGCCGCACCCGCGCGGGCGACGCCTGGGAGAAGCGCAACGCCGCCGAGCAGGCCAAGCCGGCGGGCGTGATGCTGGGGCTGCCGAAGATCGGCGTGCCCGAGCCGCTGCCGGTGGCCGCCGGCGGCTGCGGCTGCGACTGA
- a CDS encoding sensor histidine kinase — protein MTAHTRAPGGSGNRDTFFHPALFYGTDDEYTAGVGAFVRGALEDGHRLLVAVPGRQLPLLRDALGDAREEITWVDMARAGRNPGRILSMLQDFADRHRDASAGVSIVGEPIWVGRTPAEAWEATRHEALINLAFAGRPAGILCPYDTALPEEVLAQAYRTHPVVGGPDAYRASSRYADPHDVCRDCDVPLPEPADAVVVPFGERDLARTRDEAERWAAAAGLPPSRRPDWLLAVSEATSNSVRHGGGRGTLRMWRTGRELIAEIGDRGRLSDPLTGRRRPDPCATTGGRGVWIMHELCDLVEIRAAAEGLVLRLHMGLE, from the coding sequence ATGACCGCACACACGCGCGCACCCGGCGGGTCCGGCAACCGCGACACGTTCTTCCACCCCGCCCTGTTCTACGGCACCGACGACGAGTACACCGCCGGCGTCGGGGCCTTCGTCCGAGGCGCCCTGGAGGACGGCCACCGTCTGCTGGTCGCCGTCCCCGGCCGGCAGCTCCCGCTGCTCCGCGACGCCCTGGGCGACGCCCGCGAGGAGATCACCTGGGTGGACATGGCCCGGGCGGGCCGCAACCCGGGCCGCATCCTGTCGATGCTCCAGGACTTCGCAGACCGCCACCGGGACGCCTCCGCGGGGGTCTCCATCGTCGGAGAGCCGATCTGGGTCGGGCGCACTCCGGCGGAGGCATGGGAGGCCACCCGCCACGAGGCACTGATCAACCTCGCCTTCGCGGGACGCCCGGCCGGCATCCTGTGCCCCTACGACACCGCGCTGCCCGAGGAAGTGCTGGCCCAGGCGTACCGCACCCACCCCGTCGTCGGCGGCCCGGACGCCTACCGGGCCAGTTCCCGCTACGCCGATCCGCACGACGTCTGCCGCGACTGCGACGTCCCGCTGCCCGAGCCGGCGGACGCGGTCGTCGTCCCCTTCGGCGAGCGGGACCTGGCGCGCACGCGCGACGAGGCCGAACGCTGGGCGGCGGCGGCCGGCCTGCCGCCGTCCCGCCGTCCCGACTGGCTCCTCGCCGTCAGCGAGGCGACCAGCAACTCGGTGCGCCACGGAGGCGGACGCGGGACGCTGCGCATGTGGCGGACCGGCCGGGAGCTCATCGCGGAGATCGGCGACCGGGGCCGGCTGAGCGATCCCCTCACCGGCCGCCGCCGCCCCGACCCCTGCGCGACGACCGGGGGCCGAGGCGTGTGGATCATGCACGAGCTGTGCGATCTGGTCGAGATCCGGGCGGCGGCCGAGGGGCTCGTCCTGCGCCTGCACATGGGACTGGAGTGA
- a CDS encoding MEDS domain-containing protein, giving the protein MVFSDDREWAEHLCAFVRGGLDRGEQVQYFADVTDPEKVLRTLVDAGIDAVAAQATGQLSVSTAARTYLAGAAFDPDAMIGLWHDAVETATGRGHRGLRAIGEMSWCVRDVAGADRLLEYELRIHDEVFGRLPLTAWCFYDRRMLPDPRVSVLAGAHVTHRGSPVAAPVLRVAPLADRPGFLMSGSAGHDTRDVVAAVAAAIRSAPAPRLELDMSDLRHLDAASLAILAGAAADRPPGPPVRLREGPAPLRRLLELFPELGSAVEVVER; this is encoded by the coding sequence GTGGTCTTCTCCGACGACCGGGAGTGGGCGGAGCACCTGTGCGCCTTCGTCCGCGGCGGGCTGGACCGGGGCGAGCAGGTGCAGTACTTCGCGGACGTCACCGATCCCGAAAAGGTGCTGCGTACGCTCGTCGACGCCGGAATCGACGCGGTGGCCGCCCAGGCCACCGGACAGCTGAGCGTGTCGACCGCCGCACGGACCTACCTCGCCGGTGCCGCTTTCGACCCCGACGCGATGATCGGGCTGTGGCACGACGCGGTGGAGACGGCCACCGGCCGGGGACACCGCGGGCTGCGCGCGATCGGGGAGATGTCCTGGTGCGTCCGGGACGTGGCGGGCGCGGACCGGCTGCTCGAGTACGAACTGCGGATACACGACGAGGTCTTCGGCCGGCTGCCCCTGACGGCATGGTGTTTCTACGACCGCCGCATGCTGCCCGACCCCCGGGTGAGCGTTCTGGCGGGAGCCCATGTGACCCACCGGGGGAGCCCGGTGGCCGCGCCCGTGCTGCGCGTGGCCCCGCTGGCCGACCGGCCCGGCTTCCTGATGTCCGGATCGGCCGGACACGACACCCGGGACGTCGTCGCCGCCGTGGCCGCCGCCATCCGGAGCGCGCCCGCACCGCGGCTGGAGCTGGACATGTCGGACCTGCGTCATCTGGACGCCGCCTCGCTCGCGATCCTGGCCGGTGCCGCGGCGGACCGGCCCCCCGGCCCCCCGGTGCGCCTGCGGGAGGGCCCCGCGCCGCTGCGCCGGCTGCTGGAGCTGTTCCCCGAGCTCGGCTCCGCGGTGGAGGTCGTGGAACGATGA
- a CDS encoding response regulator translates to MPAPPPIRVLLADDHTLVRRGVRLILDGEPDLTVVAEAGDGAEAVAAARTTEVDLAVLDVAMPRTTGLQAARELSRRLPGLRILILTMYDNEQYFFEALKAGACGYVLKSVADRDLVEACRAAVRDEPFIYPGAERALVRSYLDRLHRGDGLPRRPITEREEEILKLVAEGHTSKEIGELLFISAKTVERHRANLLQKLGMRDRLELTRYAIRAGLIEP, encoded by the coding sequence ATGCCCGCACCACCCCCGATACGTGTCCTGCTCGCCGACGACCACACCCTCGTCCGCCGCGGAGTGCGCCTCATCCTGGACGGCGAGCCCGACCTGACGGTCGTCGCCGAGGCCGGTGACGGCGCCGAGGCGGTCGCCGCGGCCCGCACCACCGAGGTGGACCTGGCCGTCCTCGACGTGGCCATGCCCCGCACGACCGGCCTCCAGGCCGCCCGCGAACTCTCCCGCCGCCTGCCCGGCCTGCGCATCCTCATCCTGACCATGTACGACAACGAGCAGTACTTCTTCGAGGCGCTCAAGGCCGGGGCCTGCGGCTACGTCCTGAAGTCCGTCGCCGACCGCGATCTGGTCGAGGCGTGCCGCGCGGCGGTCCGCGACGAGCCGTTCATCTACCCGGGCGCCGAACGCGCCCTCGTCCGCTCCTACCTGGACCGCCTGCACCGCGGAGACGGCCTGCCCCGGCGGCCGATCACCGAGCGCGAGGAGGAGATCCTCAAGCTCGTCGCCGAGGGGCACACCTCCAAGGAGATCGGCGAACTGCTCTTCATCAGCGCCAAGACCGTCGAACGCCACCGCGCCAACCTCCTGCAGAAGCTCGGCATGCGCGACCGCCTGGAACTCACCCGCTACGCGATCCGCGCCGGTCTCATCGAACCCTGA
- a CDS encoding sensor histidine kinase yields the protein MGVVTDIRRRARAARLVAAKPWATSARSGKKTVSLFWRIFSLNAAGLVMATALLLGPVTVSTPVLPGEALILLAGLTALLAGNAVVLRIGLAPLQRLSRAMATADLLRPGARPAVAGPAEAAELIATYNTMLDRLQTERAAGAARALQAQERERHRIARELHDEVGQTLTAVLLQLKRVADRAPGELREEVTQAQEATRAGLDEIRRIARRLRPGVLEELGLTSALRSLAAEFTHDGLTVRHRIAAELPPLTAESELVIYRVAQEGLTNTARHSAADRAELRLTPLPDGVELLVRDNGAGLGDATEGAGIRGMRERALLAGATLHVGPAPGRGTDVRLRVPAHTPDATRPPRPAAPGEAVAAPVPVPSAPPDAAPAPQTAPAPAAGREAAAPGGDPPHAPATPGDR from the coding sequence ATGGGTGTCGTGACGGATATACGCCGCCGGGCGCGGGCGGCGAGGCTGGTCGCGGCGAAACCGTGGGCGACGAGCGCGAGGAGTGGGAAGAAGACCGTGTCGCTGTTCTGGCGGATCTTCTCGCTCAACGCCGCGGGCCTCGTCATGGCCACGGCACTGCTGCTGGGCCCGGTGACCGTGTCGACCCCCGTGCTGCCCGGCGAGGCGCTGATCCTGCTCGCGGGCCTCACCGCGCTGCTGGCCGGCAACGCGGTCGTCCTGCGGATCGGGCTCGCCCCCCTGCAACGGCTGAGCCGGGCCATGGCCACCGCGGACCTGCTGCGTCCCGGGGCCCGCCCGGCGGTCGCCGGCCCGGCCGAGGCGGCCGAGCTCATCGCCACGTACAACACCATGCTGGACCGGCTCCAGACCGAGCGCGCCGCCGGTGCCGCCCGCGCCCTCCAGGCCCAGGAACGCGAACGCCACCGCATCGCCCGCGAGCTGCACGACGAGGTCGGCCAGACCCTCACCGCCGTCCTGCTCCAGCTCAAGCGGGTCGCCGACCGGGCGCCCGGCGAGCTGCGCGAGGAGGTCACCCAGGCCCAGGAGGCCACCCGGGCCGGCCTGGACGAGATCCGCCGTATCGCCCGCCGCCTGCGGCCCGGCGTCCTGGAGGAACTCGGTCTGACCAGCGCGTTGCGCTCGCTCGCCGCCGAGTTCACCCACGACGGCCTGACCGTGCGCCACCGGATCGCCGCCGAGCTGCCCCCGCTCACCGCGGAGTCCGAACTCGTGATCTACCGGGTGGCCCAGGAGGGGCTGACCAACACCGCCCGCCACTCCGCCGCCGACCGCGCCGAGCTCCGCCTGACTCCGCTGCCCGACGGCGTCGAACTCCTCGTCCGCGACAACGGCGCCGGCCTCGGCGACGCCACGGAGGGCGCCGGCATCCGCGGCATGCGCGAACGCGCCCTGCTGGCAGGAGCCACGCTGCACGTGGGACCCGCCCCCGGGCGGGGAACCGACGTACGCCTGCGGGTACCGGCACACACGCCGGACGCCACGCGCCCACCCCGGCCGGCCGCTCCGGGAGAAGCCGTCGCCGCGCCGGTACCCGTACCGTCCGCTCCCCCGGACGCCGCCCCCGCGCCCCAGACCGCGCCCGCACCGGCCGCTGGCCGGGAGGCCGCCGCTCCCGGAGGCGACCCCCCGCACGCACCGGCCACCCCCGGAGACCGCTGA
- a CDS encoding cation:proton antiporter regulatory subunit → MSAPRLKATPLPGIGMQYDLMTREHRHLSVVAHRDGARTVSVYRADDPDSCAQSLRLTGAEAGVLIDALKPSHHSASLLYTTDLGLVAERIEVSATSRWNGRVLGDTRMRTETGASVVAVLRRAEAIPSPAPDFRLAGGDTLIVIGTREGVDAAATILGRE, encoded by the coding sequence GTGTCCGCTCCACGCCTGAAAGCGACGCCGCTGCCGGGTATCGGGATGCAGTACGACCTGATGACCCGGGAGCACCGCCACCTGTCGGTGGTGGCCCACCGCGACGGCGCCCGCACGGTGAGCGTGTACCGGGCCGACGACCCCGACTCCTGCGCCCAGTCGCTGCGGCTGACGGGTGCGGAGGCCGGCGTGCTGATCGACGCGCTCAAGCCGTCCCACCACAGCGCGAGCCTGCTGTACACCACGGATCTGGGGCTGGTCGCCGAGCGGATCGAGGTGTCGGCGACCTCCCGCTGGAACGGGCGGGTGCTCGGTGACACGCGGATGCGGACAGAGACGGGCGCGTCGGTCGTCGCCGTGCTGCGGCGGGCCGAGGCGATCCCGTCGCCGGCGCCGGACTTCCGGCTGGCGGGCGGGGACACGCTGATCGTCATCGGCACGCGCGAGGGCGTGGACGCCGCCGCGACGATACTCGGGCGGGAGTGA
- a CDS encoding cation:proton antiporter translates to MHSAVLLIEFGSIILGLGLLGRFAARFRLSPIPLYLLAGLAFGEGGLLPLGASEEFVATGAEIGVILLLLMLGLEYTAGDLVTNLKSHYPAGLVDGALNALPGAAMALLLGWGPVAAVVLAGVTWISSSGVIAKVLGDLGRVGNRETPVILSVLVLEDLAMAVYLPIVTALVAGAGLLAGSVTLAIALAAAGLVLFVAVRYGRVISRFVSSDDPEKLLLVVLGLTILVAGVAQQLQVSAAVGAFLVGIALSGEVAEGAHTLLSPLRDLFAAVFFVFFGLHTDPASIPPVLLPALALAVVTALTKIATGYWAARRAGISVKGRWRAGGALVARGEFSIVIAGLAVSAGIEPSLGPLATAYVLILVILGPLTARYTEPLATRLTRRRAAARRDTGARLAPRPAEAEAEAPVAD, encoded by the coding sequence GTGCACTCCGCGGTCCTGCTGATCGAGTTCGGTTCCATCATCCTCGGCCTCGGCCTTCTCGGCCGGTTCGCCGCCCGCTTCCGGCTCTCCCCCATACCGCTGTACCTGCTGGCCGGTCTGGCCTTCGGCGAGGGCGGACTGCTGCCGCTCGGCGCGAGCGAGGAGTTCGTCGCCACCGGCGCCGAGATCGGCGTCATCCTGCTGCTGCTCATGCTGGGCCTGGAGTACACGGCCGGCGATCTGGTCACCAATCTGAAGTCGCACTACCCGGCGGGGCTGGTCGACGGGGCGCTCAACGCCCTGCCGGGTGCGGCGATGGCGCTGCTGCTCGGCTGGGGCCCGGTGGCCGCGGTCGTCCTGGCCGGGGTGACGTGGATCTCGTCGTCGGGCGTGATCGCGAAGGTTCTCGGCGATCTGGGCCGGGTCGGCAACCGCGAGACGCCCGTGATCCTCAGCGTCCTGGTCCTGGAGGACCTGGCGATGGCGGTGTACCTGCCCATCGTCACGGCCCTGGTGGCCGGGGCCGGGCTGCTGGCCGGGAGCGTCACTCTGGCGATCGCGCTGGCCGCGGCGGGGCTGGTGCTGTTCGTGGCGGTGCGCTATGGCCGGGTGATCTCCCGGTTCGTCTCCAGCGACGACCCGGAGAAGCTGCTGCTGGTGGTGCTGGGCCTGACCATCCTGGTGGCCGGTGTGGCGCAGCAGCTCCAGGTGTCCGCGGCGGTCGGGGCGTTCCTGGTGGGCATCGCCCTGTCCGGGGAGGTCGCGGAGGGCGCGCACACGCTGCTGAGCCCGCTGCGCGACCTGTTCGCCGCGGTCTTCTTCGTCTTCTTCGGGCTGCACACCGACCCGGCCAGCATTCCGCCGGTGCTGCTGCCCGCCCTGGCGCTGGCCGTCGTCACCGCCCTGACCAAGATCGCGACCGGTTACTGGGCGGCGCGGCGGGCCGGTATCTCCGTCAAGGGCCGCTGGCGCGCGGGCGGCGCGCTGGTGGCGCGCGGCGAGTTCTCGATCGTCATCGCGGGGCTCGCGGTCTCGGCGGGCATCGAACCGTCGCTGGGCCCCCTGGCCACGGCGTACGTCCTGATCCTGGTGATCCTCGGCCCGCTCACCGCCCGGTACACCGAGCCCCTGGCCACCCGTCTGACGCGCCGCCGTGCCGCCGCCCGCCGGGACACCGGCGCACGGCTCGCCCCGCGGCCGGCGGAAGCCGAGGCGGAGGCGCCGGTGGCCGACTGA
- a CDS encoding MazG nucleotide pyrophosphohydrolase domain-containing protein, giving the protein MSSSSPADLVRAFHLAFGLDARSTPGEVPPELAAQRGRLLAEEAAEVAEVSVRGPLDRLAHELADVVYVAYGTALVHGIDLDAVIAEIHRSNMTKLGPDGQVARRADGKVLKGEHYRAPDVAGVLRRQGWAPDGA; this is encoded by the coding sequence ATGAGCTCCTCCTCGCCCGCCGACCTCGTCCGCGCCTTCCATCTCGCCTTCGGGCTCGACGCCCGCAGCACACCGGGAGAGGTGCCGCCCGAGCTGGCGGCCCAGCGGGGGCGGCTGCTCGCCGAGGAGGCCGCGGAGGTGGCCGAGGTGTCGGTGCGCGGCCCGCTCGACCGGCTCGCGCACGAACTCGCCGACGTCGTGTACGTGGCGTACGGCACGGCGCTCGTCCACGGCATCGACCTGGACGCGGTCATCGCCGAGATCCACCGTTCCAACATGACCAAGCTCGGCCCCGACGGCCAGGTCGCCCGCCGGGCCGACGGCAAGGTGCTCAAGGGCGAGCACTACCGGGCCCCGGACGTGGCAGGGGTGCTGCGACGGCAGGGGTGGGCGCCGGACGGGGCCTGA
- a CDS encoding TAXI family TRAP transporter solute-binding subunit translates to MSTLFRRIGRRRALQGAAAGVVALGLLLWWLLPLGEEPPRGSIAFSTGTRAGVYQKYGELLRTELHRDMPDLRVRLLTSAGSQENVERVATGKADFTIAAADAVETYKLSGRPGADRLRGVARLYDDYVQLVVPVDSGIRSVADLRGKRVAIGLPHSGVRLIATRLLLAAGIDPEKDITARSDGIDTGPRRLGEAVDAFFWSGGLPTDGLRQIAEEAAFRFIPVGEDLVARLHEDGGATRYYRATSIPESAYPTVQNGSSVPTMAVSNLLITREDTDPRLAEWLTRTVIESRDGIGAHVHSAQLVDLRTAIYTDPLPLHEGARRYYRSVKP, encoded by the coding sequence ATGTCCACGCTGTTCCGCCGTATCGGCAGGCGCCGGGCCCTGCAAGGGGCGGCCGCCGGTGTCGTCGCCCTCGGACTGCTGCTGTGGTGGCTGCTGCCGCTGGGCGAGGAGCCGCCGCGCGGATCGATCGCGTTCAGCACCGGCACGCGCGCGGGGGTCTACCAGAAGTACGGCGAGCTGCTGCGGACCGAGCTCCACCGGGACATGCCGGACCTGAGGGTGCGGCTGCTGACCAGCGCGGGCTCCCAGGAGAACGTCGAGCGGGTGGCGACGGGCAAGGCCGACTTCACCATCGCCGCGGCGGACGCGGTGGAGACGTACAAGCTCTCCGGGCGGCCCGGCGCCGACCGGCTGCGCGGGGTGGCCCGCCTCTACGACGACTATGTGCAGCTCGTCGTGCCCGTCGACTCCGGTATCCGCTCCGTCGCCGATCTGCGGGGCAAGCGGGTGGCCATCGGCCTGCCCCACTCGGGTGTGCGGCTGATCGCCACGCGGTTGCTGCTGGCCGCGGGCATCGACCCCGAGAAGGACATCACAGCCCGCTCGGACGGCATCGACACCGGGCCCCGGCGGCTCGGGGAGGCGGTCGACGCCTTCTTCTGGTCGGGCGGGCTGCCCACGGACGGACTGCGGCAGATCGCCGAGGAGGCCGCGTTCCGGTTCATCCCCGTCGGGGAGGACCTCGTCGCGCGGCTGCACGAGGACGGCGGTGCGACCCGCTACTACCGCGCGACCTCCATCCCGGAGTCCGCCTATCCGACGGTCCAGAACGGCTCCAGCGTGCCGACGATGGCCGTGTCCAACCTGCTGATCACCCGCGAGGACACGGACCCGCGGCTCGCCGAGTGGCTGACCCGGACCGTGATCGAGAGCCGGGACGGCATCGGCGCGCACGTCCACTCCGCCCAGCTGGTCGACCTGCGCACGGCGATATACACCGACCCGCTGCCGCTGCACGAGGGCGCCCGGCGCTATTACCGGTCGGTCAAACCGTAG